A part of Quatrionicoccus australiensis genomic DNA contains:
- a CDS encoding Tn3 family transposase: MTQLHETAYPRLKADPSAQDLDEIYTLTPEEIAFIDKTVKRPIARSAAFIYLKLFQRLGYFVHIRDVPSVIRQHIVAQTGYRPPRADELRQFDRTTTRTTLIAALRRYLNVRPLDNQGRAWLRHVAETAADSRHVVADIINVMLEELVHHRYELPGFSTLDRLGIQAREKVHDVHFASIADQLDAKVKALIDNLFKIKSGETSSTWNLLKREPKKPTNKETRSYLQHIRRLQLLVDQLPIPDIPVPKLKQYRYIARSLDAAEMAELKPQKRYALAVIYIRSQFAQTLDDAADLFVRMLQNLDNQARNKLGEYQQEHLQRTDRLISQLKEMLLAYRIDGSDHQRVEAIGGSLIADVDDLVAICDEHMAYAGRNHLPFLIQPYKMVRAQLLNCIEIVNPQSTSEDDTLIRMMKALQALRGTRHEVVPLSLVGLNAEEDFQWLSTAWRKLVISERADGQVVAINRRYFELAVLYAIRDELKSGDLFIQYGERYDDYREQLVDDDTLSRELAQYGEVTGVETDSRAFTESLKAALLETAETVDAEFPENAYAEIVDDRLILKKPPASEPLPGIRAIDQLITEHMENISIVDVLIDTERWLQLHKLFRPLMGTESRIEELRPRVISTLFCYGCNLGPTQTARSIRGMSRKQIAWLNIKYVTEEVLEKAIVKVINAYNKFELPGYWGSGKHASADGTKWNLYEQNLISEHHIRYGGYGGIGYYHVSDKFIALFSHFISCGTYEGTHILDGLMTNTSDIRPDTIHGDTQAQSYTVFALSHLLGIKLMPRIRGIKDLVFHRPDSNKKFTHIDRLFSDDINWQMIETHLPDMLRVAVSIKLGKISASAILRRLGTYSRKNKLYFAFKELGKVIRTMFLLKYVGDVELRRLIHAETNKSEQFNGFEKKLFFGGEGVIAENLRHEQRKIIKYNHLVANLVILHNVVGMSRVLKQLQADGAVINQEVLAGLAPYRLEHINRFGDYVLDFRRKIETLDEGFRILEAESTSQDQ, from the coding sequence ATGACCCAGCTTCACGAGACCGCGTATCCCCGCCTGAAAGCGGACCCATCGGCACAGGATCTCGACGAGATTTATACCCTGACGCCCGAGGAAATCGCGTTCATCGACAAGACCGTAAAGCGTCCCATTGCTCGCTCGGCTGCATTCATCTACCTGAAGCTATTTCAGCGCCTTGGGTACTTCGTCCACATCAGGGATGTCCCGTCGGTGATTCGCCAACACATTGTGGCCCAAACGGGGTATCGGCCACCGAGGGCCGATGAACTTCGGCAGTTCGACCGAACGACGACGCGCACCACATTGATTGCTGCGTTGCGACGCTACCTAAATGTTCGGCCGTTGGACAATCAGGGGCGTGCCTGGTTGCGGCATGTTGCAGAAACCGCCGCAGATAGCCGGCATGTGGTGGCCGACATCATCAATGTGATGCTTGAAGAACTGGTACATCATCGCTATGAGTTGCCCGGTTTCTCCACGCTCGATCGGTTGGGCATCCAGGCCCGGGAAAAGGTCCACGATGTCCATTTTGCGAGCATCGCCGACCAACTTGATGCCAAGGTGAAAGCCTTGATCGACAACCTGTTCAAGATCAAGTCGGGCGAGACCAGCAGCACTTGGAACCTGCTCAAGCGCGAACCAAAAAAGCCAACCAACAAGGAAACCCGCTCCTATCTCCAGCATATCCGCAGGCTCCAGTTGCTGGTCGACCAACTACCCATCCCCGACATTCCCGTTCCGAAACTCAAGCAGTACCGCTATATCGCCCGTTCGTTGGATGCGGCGGAAATGGCGGAACTGAAGCCCCAGAAGCGCTATGCGCTGGCGGTCATTTACATCCGCTCGCAATTTGCCCAGACGCTCGACGATGCGGCCGATCTGTTTGTCCGCATGCTCCAGAACCTCGACAATCAGGCGCGCAACAAGTTGGGCGAATACCAACAGGAACACCTGCAACGAACCGATCGTCTGATCAGCCAGTTAAAAGAGATGTTGCTGGCCTATCGAATTGACGGCTCGGATCATCAACGGGTGGAGGCCATCGGCGGCAGCCTAATTGCTGATGTCGATGACCTTGTGGCCATCTGCGATGAGCACATGGCCTACGCCGGACGTAATCATCTGCCGTTCCTAATCCAGCCCTACAAGATGGTTCGAGCTCAGTTGCTGAACTGTATCGAAATCGTCAATCCGCAGAGTACCAGTGAAGACGATACCCTGATCCGGATGATGAAAGCGTTGCAGGCGCTGCGTGGCACCCGGCATGAGGTCGTGCCGCTGTCATTGGTTGGGTTGAATGCCGAGGAGGATTTTCAGTGGCTCTCCACGGCCTGGCGAAAACTGGTCATTTCCGAACGCGCCGACGGCCAGGTCGTTGCCATCAACCGCCGTTACTTCGAACTGGCGGTCCTGTATGCGATCCGCGATGAACTGAAATCGGGAGATCTGTTTATCCAGTACGGAGAACGTTACGACGACTACCGAGAGCAACTGGTTGACGACGACACCCTGAGTCGCGAACTGGCGCAGTATGGCGAGGTCACCGGTGTCGAAACGGATTCTAGGGCCTTTACCGAGTCCTTGAAGGCCGCATTGCTGGAGACGGCTGAGACGGTCGATGCCGAATTTCCTGAAAATGCCTATGCCGAAATCGTCGATGACAGGCTGATCCTGAAGAAACCGCCAGCCAGCGAACCGCTGCCCGGCATCAGGGCGATCGACCAGCTGATCACCGAGCACATGGAGAATATCAGTATCGTCGACGTACTGATCGACACTGAGCGCTGGCTGCAATTGCACAAGTTGTTTAGGCCGTTGATGGGAACCGAAAGCCGAATCGAGGAATTGCGGCCACGAGTGATCAGCACCTTGTTCTGTTATGGTTGTAACCTCGGGCCGACCCAGACGGCGCGCTCAATTCGGGGCATGAGCCGCAAGCAAATCGCCTGGCTCAACATCAAGTACGTGACAGAAGAGGTGCTGGAAAAAGCCATCGTCAAGGTCATCAATGCCTACAACAAGTTCGAATTGCCTGGCTACTGGGGATCGGGCAAGCATGCCTCGGCCGACGGCACAAAATGGAACCTCTACGAGCAGAACCTGATTTCCGAACATCATATCCGCTACGGCGGCTATGGCGGTATCGGCTACTACCATGTCTCCGACAAATTCATCGCGCTGTTCAGCCACTTCATTTCCTGCGGCACCTACGAGGGCACCCACATCCTCGACGGGTTGATGACCAATACATCGGATATCCGGCCGGACACCATCCATGGTGACACCCAAGCTCAGAGCTACACGGTGTTTGCGCTTTCCCACCTCTTGGGCATCAAACTGATGCCGCGCATCCGTGGCATCAAGGATCTCGTGTTCCATCGGCCCGACAGCAACAAGAAATTTACCCATATTGATCGGCTTTTCAGCGACGACATCAACTGGCAGATGATCGAGACTCATTTGCCAGACATGCTGCGCGTGGCGGTATCCATCAAGCTCGGGAAAATTTCTGCCTCGGCCATCCTGCGTCGCTTGGGGACTTACAGTCGAAAGAACAAGCTGTATTTCGCCTTCAAGGAACTCGGCAAAGTAATCCGAACCATGTTCTTGCTGAAATACGTTGGCGACGTCGAACTTCGCCGGCTCATCCACGCGGAAACCAATAAGTCAGAGCAATTCAATGGTTTCGAGAAAAAGCTGTTCTTCGGCGGAGAGGGGGTGATTGCCGAAAACTTGCGCCATGAACAGCGCAAAATTATCAAATACAACCATCTTGTTGCCAACCTGGTGATCTTGCACAACGTGGTGGGAATGAGCCGGGTGCTGAAGCAACTCCAGGCCGACGGGGCTGTGATCAACCAGGAAGTCTTGGCTGGACTAGCACCATACCGGCTGGAGCATATCAATCGTTTCGGCGATTACGTGCTGGATTTCCGACGCAAGATCGAGACATTGGATGAGGGATTCCGAATTTTGGAGGCCGAATCAACAAGTCAAGATCAATGA
- the ccoG gene encoding cytochrome c oxidase accessory protein CcoG, with protein sequence MGQPVSKIRAAKLELYRKQGKIHAKAVSGRFNSLRWLCVGLTQIIFYGACWLNWPANGQLRQAVHFDIAHEKLYLFGLVLWPQDALLLALVLLIAATGLFLTTALAGRLFCGFLCPQTVYTSMFTWIEARVEGDHLARLQLDRGPLTLNKIVRKTLKHVLWAALAAWTAITFVGYFTPIRELLPTLADWQVGPWEAFWLIFYAAFTYVQAGLAREAVCQHMCPYSRFQGVMFDPATRSVAYDSKRGEPRSSQRRSSPAGDCIDCGICVEVCPTGIDIRDGLQYACINCGLCIDACDQVMTRIGAPTGLIRFASENELAAMPRQAWFRRPRVIAYAALLLVFAFLGGWTVSRHAELRFDVLRDRGVLARETADGQVENAYTLQVMNLTEEAQEFAVAVVGDGKLQIVGPNTVSAAPGSIAPLQVTVAAPAGALPAGTHALRFHVFSPAQPALHAEEASTFRMPEATGR encoded by the coding sequence ATGGGCCAGCCCGTCAGTAAAATCCGCGCCGCCAAACTCGAACTCTACCGCAAGCAGGGAAAGATCCACGCCAAAGCCGTCAGCGGCCGTTTCAACAGCCTGCGCTGGCTTTGCGTCGGCCTCACCCAGATCATCTTCTACGGCGCCTGCTGGCTGAACTGGCCGGCCAACGGTCAACTGCGCCAGGCGGTGCATTTTGATATTGCACACGAAAAGCTCTACCTGTTCGGCCTCGTCCTCTGGCCACAGGATGCGCTGCTGCTCGCCCTCGTCCTGCTTATCGCGGCGACCGGGCTGTTCCTGACAACGGCGCTGGCCGGCCGCCTGTTCTGCGGCTTCCTCTGCCCGCAGACGGTCTATACCAGCATGTTCACGTGGATAGAGGCGCGCGTCGAGGGTGACCACCTGGCCCGCCTGCAACTCGATCGCGGCCCGCTCACTCTCAACAAGATCGTCCGCAAGACGCTCAAACACGTCCTCTGGGCAGCCCTGGCGGCATGGACGGCGATCACCTTCGTCGGTTATTTCACGCCGATCCGCGAACTGCTGCCGACCCTGGCCGACTGGCAGGTCGGTCCCTGGGAAGCTTTCTGGTTGATCTTCTACGCCGCCTTCACCTACGTCCAGGCCGGCCTGGCGCGCGAAGCGGTATGCCAGCACATGTGTCCGTATTCGCGCTTCCAGGGCGTCATGTTCGACCCGGCAACGCGCAGCGTCGCCTACGACAGCAAGCGCGGCGAACCGCGCAGCAGCCAGCGGCGAAGTTCTCCGGCCGGCGACTGCATCGACTGCGGCATTTGCGTCGAGGTTTGCCCGACCGGCATCGACATCCGCGACGGCCTGCAATACGCCTGCATCAACTGCGGCCTGTGCATCGACGCCTGCGACCAGGTGATGACGCGGATCGGTGCGCCGACCGGCCTGATCCGCTTCGCCTCGGAAAACGAACTCGCCGCCATGCCGCGCCAGGCCTGGTTCCGGCGTCCGCGCGTCATCGCCTATGCGGCGCTGCTGCTGGTTTTTGCCTTTTTGGGTGGGTGGACCGTCAGCCGCCATGCCGAGCTGCGCTTCGATGTGCTGCGCGACCGCGGCGTGCTCGCTCGCGAAACGGCCGACGGCCAGGTCGAGAACGCCTACACGCTGCAGGTCATGAACCTCACGGAAGAAGCGCAGGAGTTCGCGGTCGCCGTCGTCGGCGACGGCAAGCTGCAAATCGTCGGCCCCAATACGGTCAGCGCCGCACCGGGCAGCATCGCACCATTGCAAGTCACTGTTGCGGCCCCGGCCGGTGCCTTGCCGGCCGGCACGCATGCGCTCCGCTTTCATGTCTTCTCGCCGGCGCAACCGGCGCTGCACGCCGAGGAAGCAAGTACCTTCCGGATGCCGGAGGCGACTGGCAGGTAG
- a CDS encoding ParB/RepB/Spo0J family partition protein, translating into MAFKDNSAEFKLIDIALIEPDPAHPRRHCDEVGLKGLANSIQSKGLIHPVLVRPADAAGRYRLIVGERRWRAAQLAGETQLPALVRACDGDEALEIQVFENLGLGLRAPLEPREMAGAIQTIAERFESREAAAEHFGRNPTWLNQATAAANLSPKVTALLDSGKIASTSTAIQLERLAQKNVAKADTLIDQVEQLPEGEKLSKTVVDRALSEEGLRRGKKKPVVEEAEAPVVTTPAWETPATPATAPVAAPVEVATPAAAVGRRVHPSKIRLVAEILGLADGDEEEVLSRLVDEFLAMQGDAGPAA; encoded by the coding sequence GTGGCTTTCAAAGACAACTCTGCAGAATTCAAGCTGATCGACATTGCTCTGATCGAACCTGATCCGGCGCACCCGCGCCGGCATTGCGACGAGGTCGGTCTCAAGGGCCTGGCCAACTCGATCCAGAGCAAGGGCCTGATCCATCCGGTGCTGGTCCGCCCTGCCGACGCCGCCGGGCGCTATCGCCTGATCGTCGGCGAACGGCGCTGGCGGGCGGCGCAACTGGCCGGCGAGACGCAGCTGCCGGCCCTGGTGCGCGCCTGCGACGGCGACGAAGCGCTGGAAATCCAGGTCTTCGAGAATCTCGGTCTGGGGCTGCGTGCACCGCTCGAGCCGCGTGAAATGGCCGGCGCCATCCAGACCATCGCCGAGCGCTTCGAGAGCCGCGAGGCGGCGGCCGAACATTTCGGCCGCAACCCGACCTGGCTCAACCAGGCGACCGCCGCCGCCAACCTGTCGCCTAAAGTGACCGCCCTGCTCGATTCCGGCAAGATCGCCAGCACCAGCACGGCAATCCAGCTCGAACGACTGGCGCAGAAGAACGTCGCCAAGGCCGACACCCTGATCGATCAGGTCGAACAATTGCCGGAAGGTGAAAAACTCTCGAAAACGGTAGTCGACCGTGCGCTGAGCGAAGAAGGCCTGCGCCGCGGCAAGAAGAAGCCGGTTGTGGAAGAAGCCGAAGCGCCCGTCGTGACGACGCCGGCCTGGGAAACGCCGGCTACCCCCGCCACAGCTCCGGTCGCCGCACCGGTAGAAGTCGCAACGCCAGCGGCCGCCGTCGGCCGTCGGGTCCATCCTTCCAAGATCCGTCTGGTCGCCGAAATTCTCGGCCTCGCCGATGGCGACGAGGAAGAAGTCCTCTCCCGCCTGGTCGACGAATTCCTGGCCATGCAGGGCGACGCCGGTCCGGCCGCCTGA
- the dinB gene encoding DNA polymerase IV, whose protein sequence is MNSTRRIAHLDMDAFFASVEMLRYPELRGQAVVVGGRNVHQPVEQPDGSKRFSRLGDYVGRGVITTSTYEARALGVFSGMGLMKSAQLAPDAILLPANFDAYRDYSRRFKAAVASIAPKIEDRGIDEIYLDLSDIPEASAPLARRIKQAVFNATGLTCSIGITPNKLLAKICSDLDKPDGITILGEEEVVSRIWPLPARKINGIGPKASERLARLGINTIGELAAVPVDFLVEKFGERTGAWLHRAAHGIDERPVVTESEPKSISRESTFERDLHARQDRAALSEIFTALCMRVADDLQRKGYAGRTIGIKLRYADFHAVTRDLSLPVAISSGPEIRKAAGECLKRVPLEQKIRLLGVRVSGLVPLAQAAAPGAAIQAELPW, encoded by the coding sequence ATGAACAGTACCCGACGTATCGCTCACCTCGACATGGATGCCTTCTTCGCTTCGGTCGAAATGCTGCGCTATCCGGAATTGCGCGGCCAGGCGGTGGTGGTTGGCGGGCGCAACGTGCATCAGCCGGTCGAACAGCCCGACGGCAGCAAGCGCTTTTCCCGTCTTGGCGATTACGTCGGTCGCGGCGTGATCACCACCTCGACCTACGAGGCGCGCGCACTCGGCGTCTTTTCCGGCATGGGACTGATGAAATCGGCGCAGCTTGCCCCGGATGCGATCCTGCTCCCGGCCAATTTCGATGCCTATCGCGATTATTCGCGGCGCTTCAAGGCAGCGGTGGCGAGCATTGCGCCGAAAATCGAGGACCGGGGCATCGACGAGATCTACCTCGACCTGAGCGACATCCCGGAAGCCAGCGCACCATTGGCGCGGCGCATCAAGCAGGCGGTGTTCAACGCTACCGGCCTGACCTGTTCGATCGGCATCACACCGAACAAGCTGTTGGCAAAAATCTGCTCCGATCTCGACAAGCCGGACGGCATCACCATCCTTGGCGAGGAGGAGGTGGTGAGCCGGATCTGGCCGCTGCCGGCGAGAAAAATCAACGGCATCGGTCCCAAGGCAAGCGAGCGCCTGGCCCGGCTGGGCATTAACACGATCGGCGAACTGGCAGCGGTGCCGGTCGACTTCCTGGTCGAAAAGTTCGGTGAGCGCACCGGCGCCTGGCTGCATCGCGCGGCGCACGGGATCGACGAACGGCCTGTGGTCACCGAGTCGGAGCCAAAATCGATCAGCCGGGAAAGCACCTTCGAGCGGGATTTGCATGCGCGGCAGGACCGGGCGGCGCTGTCAGAGATTTTTACTGCCTTGTGCATGCGCGTCGCCGACGATCTGCAACGCAAGGGCTACGCCGGCCGGACCATAGGCATCAAGCTGCGCTATGCCGATTTTCACGCCGTGACGCGCGACCTGAGCCTGCCGGTGGCGATCAGCAGCGGCCCGGAAATCCGCAAGGCCGCCGGCGAATGCCTGAAGCGTGTGCCGCTGGAGCAGAAGATCCGGCTGCTCGGCGTGCGGGTCAGCGGCCTGGTACCCCTTGCGCAGGCAGCTGCGCCTGGGGCAGCCATTCAGGCCGAGTTGCCCTGGTAG
- a CDS encoding carboxy terminal-processing peptidase, producing MKKSISWLLLAAISSSALALELAPLPQQPGAVAVTAELISRFHYRENQLDDTLSGQIFDHYLKALDGEKYFFDRNDIERLAPLRTRLDDAIRNQDLGPAFGIFNLYAQRVVERFGYARSLLKSGFDFGQNENLVLSREKLDWPASAAEAEDQWRKRVKNDWLRLKLAGKDDKAIVETLDKRYEASIKRIGRLKSEDAFQIFMNAYTMAVEPHTNYLGPSATENFDISMRLSLVGIGAVLQERDEYTTIRELMAGSPAARSGQLKVGDRIVGVGQGANGPLVDVTGWRLDDTVRLIRGEADSVVVLDILPADAGAAEKHKLVPLTRKKISLEEQAAKKSIIPVSDGGITRRIGVIALPSFYQDFEARQKGERNFKSATRDVERILGELKKEKVDSVLIDLRGNGGGSLVEAVELTGLFIDTGPVVQQRNAKGEISIARDTKAGSAWDGPLGVLINRDSASASEIFAAAIQDYRRGLIIGEPSFGKGTVQTMIDLDRLARQDKPLYGELKMTIAQFFRIDGGTTQLRGVTPDIAFPLADEADNQGEAAFDNALPWVRIAPVPYTAQGDLSNELEALRSRHAGRIKEDREFVALQEDVAEIARQRKSNVISLNETERRQLRDAQEARAARLDVQNAAAKAQGKRAARKPNAFSDDGLQADERPLSLDLAESDERKKAPDPLLNEAARILGDEVSLRTSADWLAEKSGKTAQVH from the coding sequence ATGAAAAAATCCATTAGCTGGCTGCTCCTCGCAGCAATCTCTTCCTCGGCCCTCGCGCTGGAACTGGCACCGCTACCGCAGCAGCCGGGTGCGGTAGCGGTCACCGCGGAACTGATTTCGCGCTTTCACTACCGGGAAAACCAGCTCGACGACACGCTGTCGGGGCAGATCTTCGACCATTACCTGAAGGCGCTGGATGGCGAAAAGTACTTTTTCGACCGCAACGACATCGAGCGCCTGGCGCCCCTGCGCACCCGCCTGGATGACGCCATCCGGAACCAGGATCTCGGACCGGCTTTCGGTATTTTCAATCTCTACGCCCAACGGGTGGTGGAGCGTTTTGGCTACGCCCGCAGCCTGCTCAAATCGGGCTTCGACTTCGGGCAGAACGAAAATCTGGTGTTGTCACGCGAGAAACTGGACTGGCCGGCCTCTGCGGCTGAAGCCGAGGACCAGTGGCGCAAGCGCGTAAAAAATGACTGGTTGCGTCTGAAGCTGGCCGGCAAGGACGACAAGGCGATAGTCGAGACTCTGGACAAGCGTTACGAGGCATCGATCAAGCGCATAGGCCGGCTGAAAAGCGAAGACGCTTTCCAGATCTTCATGAACGCCTACACCATGGCCGTTGAGCCCCACACCAACTATCTGGGGCCGAGCGCGACCGAAAACTTCGACATCTCGATGCGCCTGTCGCTGGTCGGCATCGGTGCCGTGCTGCAGGAACGCGACGAATACACGACCATCCGTGAATTGATGGCCGGCAGCCCGGCCGCCAGATCCGGCCAGCTCAAGGTTGGCGACCGTATCGTCGGCGTCGGCCAGGGCGCCAACGGCCCGCTGGTCGATGTCACCGGCTGGCGCCTCGACGACACCGTGCGGCTGATCCGCGGCGAAGCCGACAGCGTCGTCGTGCTCGATATCCTGCCAGCCGATGCCGGTGCAGCCGAAAAGCACAAGCTGGTGCCGCTGACCCGCAAGAAAATCAGTCTGGAAGAGCAGGCCGCAAAGAAATCGATCATTCCGGTCAGCGACGGTGGCATCACCCGGCGCATCGGCGTCATCGCCCTGCCCTCCTTCTACCAGGACTTTGAAGCCCGGCAGAAGGGCGAGCGCAATTTCAAAAGCGCGACCCGCGATGTCGAGCGCATCCTCGGCGAGCTGAAAAAGGAAAAGGTCGATAGCGTCCTGATCGACCTGCGCGGCAACGGCGGCGGCTCGCTGGTCGAGGCGGTTGAATTGACCGGCCTGTTCATCGATACCGGTCCCGTCGTCCAGCAGCGCAATGCCAAGGGTGAAATCAGCATCGCCAGGGATACCAAGGCCGGCAGCGCATGGGATGGGCCACTCGGCGTGCTGATCAATCGCGACTCGGCCTCCGCTTCGGAAATTTTTGCAGCGGCCATCCAGGATTACCGGCGCGGCCTGATCATCGGCGAGCCCAGCTTTGGCAAGGGCACGGTACAGACCATGATCGACCTTGACCGGCTGGCCCGGCAGGACAAGCCGCTGTACGGCGAACTGAAAATGACCATCGCGCAGTTTTTCCGCATCGATGGCGGTACCACGCAATTGCGGGGTGTCACGCCGGACATCGCTTTCCCGCTGGCCGACGAGGCCGACAACCAGGGTGAAGCAGCCTTCGACAATGCTCTCCCCTGGGTCCGCATTGCGCCCGTCCCCTACACCGCGCAGGGCGATCTGAGCAACGAACTGGAAGCGCTGCGCAGCCGCCACGCCGGTCGTATCAAGGAAGACCGCGAGTTTGTCGCGCTGCAGGAAGATGTCGCGGAAATCGCGCGGCAACGCAAAAGCAACGTGATTTCACTGAACGAAACGGAACGCCGACAGTTGCGCGACGCCCAGGAAGCAAGAGCGGCAAGGCTGGATGTGCAAAACGCAGCGGCCAAGGCGCAAGGCAAGCGTGCCGCCCGCAAGCCTAATGCTTTCAGCGATGATGGCCTGCAAGCCGATGAACGCCCGCTCAGTCTGGATCTTGCCGAGTCGGACGAGCGCAAGAAGGCGCCTGATCCCTTGCTGAACGAGGCGGCGCGCATCCTCGGCGACGAAGTCAGCTTGCGCACGTCGGCCGACTGGCTGGCGGAAAAATCCGGCAAGACAGCGCAGGTGCACTAA
- a CDS encoding flavin reductase family protein, which translates to MSRQPYPLDLVYALLEPGPVLLLTTAQHGKANVMSLSWQTPLEFEPPLVGCVVSTGDFSFKALQATRQCVLNIPSVALAGAVVTCGNVSGEDADKFALSGLTALPASQVEAPLIAECFANLECRVVDTRLVNRYNFFVLEVVAAWHKPAEKERRTLHHQGNGMFMIAGESIRSASKMK; encoded by the coding sequence ATGTCACGCCAGCCCTACCCTCTTGACCTGGTCTATGCCCTGCTCGAACCCGGTCCCGTGCTGTTGCTGACCACTGCGCAGCATGGCAAGGCGAATGTGATGAGCCTATCCTGGCAGACGCCGCTCGAATTTGAGCCGCCCCTGGTCGGTTGCGTGGTCAGTACCGGCGATTTCAGTTTCAAGGCCTTGCAGGCGACGCGCCAGTGCGTGCTCAACATTCCCAGCGTCGCCCTGGCCGGCGCCGTCGTCACCTGCGGCAATGTCTCGGGCGAAGATGCCGACAAGTTTGCGTTGAGCGGCCTGACTGCGCTGCCCGCCAGCCAGGTCGAGGCGCCGTTGATTGCCGAGTGCTTTGCCAATCTCGAATGCCGCGTCGTCGATACGCGGCTGGTCAATCGCTACAACTTCTTCGTGCTCGAAGTCGTCGCCGCCTGGCACAAGCCGGCCGAAAAGGAGCGCCGCACCCTGCACCACCAGGGCAACGGGATGTTCATGATCGCCGGCGAGAGCATCCGCTCCGCCTCGAAGATGAAGTAA
- a CDS encoding aminotransferase-like domain-containing protein, translating into MSRYQDLAAATEKLIADGLLRPGDRLPSIRQACRTHALSPITVSSAYQVLESRGLVEARPKSGYFVRARFGQNLPEPDMTQPGSDSTGLEVSDFIFRILDSSKDSAVLPLGSSFPSPALFPLAKLGRSLAAAARHLAPQDTLNDLPPGNAELRRLLALRYLAHGASVAPQEIIITAGAMEGLNLCLQAVTRPGDLIAVESPTFYAGLQAAERLGLKVVEIPTHPRDGLNLEALADVLARHPVKACLCMLNFSNPSGSLMPDARKKELIALLRRHQVPLIEDDVYAELHFGAQPPLCSKALDADGLVMHVSSFAKCLAPGYRIGWVAAGRYVEQIRRQKLTSSLATSVPIQIGLANYLKQGGYDKHLRQLRLCLAAQAAAMIASVERHFPAGTRIARPQGGYFLWLELPAGVDALTVHQQALAHGISTAPGPIFSAKREYGNFLRLNFGHPDNERQEAAIALLGSLVGAAAQSVPI; encoded by the coding sequence ATGAGTCGTTATCAAGACCTTGCCGCCGCCACCGAAAAACTGATTGCCGACGGCCTGCTCCGGCCCGGCGATCGTCTGCCTTCGATCCGTCAGGCCTGCCGCACGCACGCGCTGAGCCCGATCACCGTGAGCAGCGCCTACCAGGTGCTGGAAAGCCGCGGTCTGGTCGAAGCGCGCCCGAAGTCGGGCTATTTCGTGCGTGCCCGCTTTGGCCAGAACCTGCCCGAACCCGACATGACACAGCCCGGCAGCGATTCGACCGGACTGGAAGTCAGCGACTTCATTTTTCGCATCCTCGACAGCAGCAAGGACAGCGCCGTGCTGCCGCTCGGCTCCAGCTTTCCGTCGCCAGCGCTCTTTCCGCTCGCCAAGCTCGGGCGTTCCCTGGCTGCAGCAGCCCGCCATCTTGCACCGCAGGACACGCTGAACGATCTGCCGCCGGGCAATGCCGAACTGCGTCGCCTCCTCGCGCTGCGCTACCTGGCGCACGGCGCGAGCGTCGCACCGCAGGAAATCATCATCACCGCCGGCGCCATGGAAGGCCTCAATCTCTGCCTGCAGGCAGTGACCAGGCCGGGCGACCTGATCGCGGTCGAGTCGCCGACCTTCTACGCCGGTCTGCAGGCGGCCGAACGCTTGGGGCTCAAGGTTGTCGAGATCCCGACCCATCCGCGCGACGGCCTCAACCTGGAAGCGCTGGCCGATGTGCTGGCGCGGCATCCCGTCAAGGCCTGCCTGTGCATGCTCAATTTCTCGAATCCATCGGGCAGCCTGATGCCCGATGCGCGCAAGAAAGAGCTGATCGCCCTGCTCCGCCGGCACCAGGTACCGCTGATCGAGGACGACGTCTATGCCGAGCTGCATTTCGGCGCACAGCCGCCGCTGTGCAGCAAGGCACTCGATGCCGACGGACTGGTCATGCACGTCTCGTCCTTCGCCAAGTGCCTGGCGCCGGGCTATCGCATCGGCTGGGTCGCGGCCGGCCGCTACGTGGAACAGATCCGCCGCCAGAAGCTGACCAGCAGCCTGGCAACCAGCGTGCCGATCCAGATCGGGTTGGCCAATTACCTGAAACAGGGTGGCTACGACAAGCACCTGCGCCAGTTGCGGCTGTGTCTGGCAGCCCAGGCGGCGGCGATGATCGCCAGCGTCGAGCGGCATTTTCCGGCGGGCACCCGCATCGCCCGGCCGCAGGGCGGTTATTTCCTGTGGCTGGAACTGCCGGCCGGCGTCGATGCGCTGACCGTCCATCAGCAGGCCCTGGCCCACGGCATCAGTACGGCGCCGGGCCCGATCTTTTCCGCCAAGCGCGAATACGGCAATTTCCTGCGTCTCAATTTCGGGCACCCCGACAACGAGCGGCAAGAGGCCGCCATCGCCCTGCTCGGAAGCCTGGTCGGCGCTGCTGCGCAATCTGTGCCGATATAA